One part of the Coffea eugenioides isolate CCC68of chromosome 10, Ceug_1.0, whole genome shotgun sequence genome encodes these proteins:
- the LOC113749456 gene encoding beta-1,3-galactosyltransferase 7-like, giving the protein MKSRSSGKVSVKWIPIFSISFFFIGMLFTNRFWVPPESGGQLISQHRREQELQIISEDCTTKKKSGEQDKDVMDEVYKTHEAIQTLDKSISMLQMELAASRSSKEMGKPDRSSSASSKEGAPRKKAFIVIGINTAFSSRKRRDSVRETWMPQGEKLVKLEEEKGIVVRFMIGHSATSNSILDRAIDSEEAQHKDFLRLEHVEGYHELSAKTKIFFSTAVAKWDADFYVKVDDDVHVNLGVLGATLARHRSKPRIYIGCMKSGPVLSSKNVKYHEPEYWKFGEEGNKYFRHATGQIYAISKDLATYISINQPILHKYANEDVSLGSWFIGLEVEHIDERSMCCATPPECEWKAQAGNVCVASFDWSCSGICKSVEKIRFVHERCGEGEEAVWNALF; this is encoded by the exons ATGAAGAGCAGAAGCAGTGGAAAAGTGTCTGTGAAATGGATTCCTATTTTCTCTATTTCCTTCTTCTTTATTGGCATGCTCTTTACTAACAG ATTTTGGGTCCCACCAGAATCTGGCGGTCAGCTGATATCTCAGCACAGACGGGAGCAAGAGCTTCAGATCATCTCTGAGGACTGTACAACCAAGAAG AAATCAGGAGAACAGGATAAGGATGTGATGGATGAGGTTTATAAAACCCATGAAGCAATTCA GACATTGGACAAGTCGATTTCGATGCTTCAGATGGAGTTGGCGGCCAGTAGGAGTAGCAAGGAAATGGGGAAACCTGATAGGAGTTCATCTGCATCTTCCAAAGAAGGGGCTCCAAGAAAGAAGGCGTTCATAGTTATTGGAATCAATACTGCTTTTAGTAGCAGGAAAAGGCGTGATTCAGTTAGAGAGACATGGATGCCTCAAG GTGAAAAGCTTGTCAAACTGGAGGAAGAGAAGGGGATTGTTGTCCGTTTTATGATTGGCCATAG TGCAACATCTAACAGCATACTGGACCGAGCTATTGATTCTGAAGAAGCTCAACACAAGGATTTCCTCAGGCTG GAGCATGTAGAAGGATACCATGAATTATCagctaaaacaaaaattttcttctcCACTGCTGTAGCAAAGTGGGATGCTGATTTCTATGTCAAGGTTGATGATGATGTACATGTGAATCTGG GTGTGCTAGGTGCAACTCTTGCGCGTCATAgatcaaaaccaagaatttacATTGGATGTATGAAATCTGGGCCTGTTCTTTCTTCAAA GAATGTCAAATACCATGAGCCGGAGTACTGGAAATTTGGAGAAGAAGGAAACAAGTATTTTAGACATGCAACTGGGCAGATTTATGCGATTTCAAAGGATTTAGCTACTTACATCTCAATTAACCA GCCGATATTGCACAAGTATGCAAATGAAGATGTATCACTAGGTTCGTGGTTTATAGGTCTTGAAGTTGAGCACATTGATGAGCGCAGCATGTGCTGTGCAACCCCACCAG AATGTGAATGGAAGGCGCAGGCTGGAAATGTATGTGTTGCTTCATTTGATTGGAGCTGCAGTGGAATTTGCAAATCAGTAGAGAAAATCAGATTTGTACATGAAAGGTGTGGTGAGGGAGAAGAAGCCGTCTGGAAtgctttattttaa